A genomic window from Halogeometricum borinquense DSM 11551 includes:
- a CDS encoding L-aspartate oxidase has translation MSESTTETGADARETDVLVVGSGIAGCAAALAAARSGANVLVATKATAPEDASTDWAQGGIAVTGEDPETFREDVLDASDGTADPEAVDILVGDARDAVEDVLVDTIGVPFDGAPAGAGLDDYDHGREAAHSERRILHVNASTGGHVLRPFLNHLRDHDGVTFLEDAMALDFLTHEGRVHGVHLLREGSVEPVFAGATVLATGGIGACYGTTTNPDGATGDGVAMAAFAGARIADMQYVQFHPTAYPGDDPFLVSEAVRGEGAVLRNGEGERFMPGVHDDAELAPRDVVARAVKDERDRTGEVRLDVSPVEPDFRTEFPDLAELCDERDVDPEDGIPVAPAEHYLCGGIAVDERGRTTLDRLFAAGECARTGVHGANRLASTSLLEGLVWGLRAGETAADAGADAAERIETQEPLDSDPELPDEFASAKYARLRETMDSAVGVERTHADLEQARSTIRRLKGEVDAYTRTRVSRSLYELRNATVCALLVARAASEAPSAGCHHVVDADAEGSANGGARADD, from the coding sequence ATGAGCGAATCGACCACCGAAACGGGAGCAGATGCCCGCGAGACTGACGTACTGGTCGTCGGGTCTGGCATCGCCGGGTGTGCGGCGGCGCTCGCCGCGGCCCGTTCGGGCGCGAACGTCCTCGTAGCGACGAAAGCCACCGCGCCCGAAGACGCCTCGACGGACTGGGCGCAGGGTGGCATCGCCGTCACGGGCGAGGACCCGGAAACGTTCCGTGAGGATGTTCTCGATGCGAGCGACGGCACCGCCGACCCCGAAGCGGTCGATATCCTCGTCGGTGACGCCCGCGATGCCGTCGAAGACGTTCTCGTTGACACGATCGGCGTTCCGTTCGACGGCGCGCCGGCGGGAGCAGGGCTCGACGACTACGACCATGGTCGGGAGGCGGCCCACTCGGAGCGTCGCATTCTGCACGTGAACGCCAGCACCGGCGGGCACGTCCTCCGTCCGTTCCTGAACCATCTCCGCGACCACGACGGCGTGACGTTCCTCGAAGACGCGATGGCGCTTGACTTCCTGACGCACGAGGGACGCGTCCACGGTGTTCACCTCCTCCGGGAAGGATCAGTCGAACCGGTGTTCGCCGGTGCGACGGTGCTCGCTACGGGCGGCATCGGCGCGTGTTACGGCACGACCACGAATCCCGACGGCGCGACGGGTGACGGCGTGGCGATGGCCGCGTTCGCCGGGGCACGCATCGCAGACATGCAGTACGTGCAGTTCCACCCGACAGCGTACCCCGGAGACGACCCGTTCCTCGTCAGCGAGGCCGTTCGCGGCGAGGGTGCGGTTCTCAGAAACGGCGAGGGAGAACGGTTCATGCCCGGCGTTCACGACGACGCCGAACTCGCACCACGGGACGTGGTCGCCCGCGCTGTCAAGGACGAACGCGACCGGACCGGCGAGGTTCGTCTCGACGTGTCGCCGGTCGAACCGGACTTCCGAACCGAATTCCCCGATTTAGCTGAGCTATGCGACGAACGCGACGTGGATCCCGAAGACGGAATTCCGGTCGCGCCCGCAGAACACTACCTCTGCGGTGGCATCGCCGTAGACGAACGCGGACGGACGACGCTGGACCGCCTGTTCGCTGCGGGCGAGTGCGCCCGAACCGGCGTCCACGGCGCGAACCGCCTCGCTTCGACCAGTCTGCTGGAAGGACTCGTCTGGGGACTTCGTGCGGGCGAGACGGCCGCGGACGCAGGCGCGGACGCCGCAGAACGGATCGAAACGCAGGAACCGCTCGATAGTGACCCGGAACTACCAGACGAGTTCGCTTCCGCGAAGTACGCTCGCCTCCGCGAGACGATGGACTCAGCCGTTGGCGTCGAGCGAACGCACGCCGACCTCGAACAGGCCCGCTCGACAATCCGGCGTCTGAAAGGCGAGGTTGACGCCTACACGCGAACCCGCGTCTCCCGGTCGCTGTACGAACTCCGGAACGCGACAGTGTGCGCCCTCTTGGTCGCGCGGGCGGCCTCGGAAGCCCCCTCGGCCGGGTGTCACCACGTCGTAGACGCGGATGCCGAAGGATCGGCGAACGGAGGGGCGCGTGCTGACGACTGA
- the nadC gene encoding carboxylating nicotinate-nucleotide diphosphorylase — MLTTETVERWLREDVGHRDVTNDVPGETTGRLVAKESGVVAGLDAAVTVFDYLGVAATPAVDDGASVEPGAVVLETSGPARETLRGERVAVNVVGHASGVATRTRRAVEAAHEANPDARVAATRKTTPGLRGVEKRAVVAGGGDTHRLTLSGMVMVKDNHVAEMGLEGAIERFRERKSFATKLEVEVESPEMGARAADAGTDIVLFDNLSPDEVRDGVERLPDSVLAEASGGITLDTVADYAATGVDVVSMGSLTHSAPSLDFSFRTGET; from the coding sequence GTGCTGACGACTGAGACGGTCGAACGGTGGCTTCGAGAAGATGTCGGCCACCGCGACGTGACGAACGACGTGCCCGGCGAGACGACCGGGCGATTGGTGGCGAAAGAGTCGGGCGTCGTCGCCGGACTCGACGCCGCCGTGACCGTCTTCGACTACCTCGGCGTGGCGGCGACGCCCGCCGTTGACGACGGTGCGAGCGTCGAACCCGGCGCTGTCGTCCTCGAAACGTCCGGACCCGCCCGCGAGACGCTCCGCGGCGAACGCGTCGCTGTCAACGTCGTCGGCCACGCGTCCGGTGTCGCAACGCGGACGCGACGAGCGGTCGAGGCCGCTCACGAGGCGAATCCGGACGCTCGTGTCGCCGCCACGCGGAAGACGACGCCCGGCCTCCGCGGTGTCGAAAAGCGCGCCGTCGTCGCAGGCGGCGGTGACACCCACCGACTCACCCTCTCGGGGATGGTGATGGTCAAGGACAACCACGTCGCCGAGATGGGTCTCGAAGGAGCCATCGAGCGCTTCCGCGAGCGAAAGTCGTTCGCCACGAAACTCGAAGTCGAAGTCGAGTCGCCCGAGATGGGCGCACGCGCCGCCGACGCGGGTACAGACATCGTTCTCTTCGACAACCTCTCGCCCGACGAGGTGCGCGACGGCGTCGAACGACTGCCCGATAGCGTCCTCGCGGAGGCGAGCGGTGGAATTACCCTCGACACCGTTGCAGACTACGCCGCGACGGGCGTGGACGTGGTATCGATGGGGTCGCTGACGCACAGCGCGCCGAGTCTGGACTTCTCCTTCCGGACGGGCGAGACATAA
- the pyrF gene encoding orotidine-5'-phosphate decarboxylase, which translates to MAQAFFERLADRIQQTDSVVSVGLDSDLSRIPDHLHEKDLPRWAFNRRIIDATHEHAACYKPNAAFYEDADGWRALRETIAYAHGKDVPVLLDAKRADIGNTTRQYAKLLDEVDAITVNPYMGRDSLQPFLDRGDKGVFILCRTSNPGGEDLQDLELDSGERVYERVAALADLWNRNDNVGLVVGATAPDELESIREQVPDLPFLVPGIGAQGGDAEAAVEFGLADGVGLVNSSRGIIFAGEDNGEEFARGAGDAARRLKKRLNQYRDSQ; encoded by the coding sequence ATGGCCCAAGCGTTCTTCGAACGTCTCGCTGACCGCATCCAACAGACCGACAGCGTCGTCTCGGTCGGATTGGATTCTGACCTGTCCCGTATTCCTGACCACCTGCACGAGAAGGACCTACCGCGTTGGGCGTTCAACCGACGTATCATCGACGCGACGCACGAACACGCCGCGTGTTACAAGCCGAACGCCGCGTTCTACGAGGACGCCGACGGCTGGCGGGCGCTCCGCGAGACCATCGCTTACGCACACGGAAAGGACGTACCCGTCCTCTTGGATGCAAAGCGCGCCGACATCGGCAACACGACTCGCCAGTACGCGAAACTGCTGGATGAGGTAGACGCAATCACCGTCAACCCCTACATGGGCCGCGACTCGCTGCAACCCTTCCTCGACCGGGGCGACAAGGGCGTCTTCATCCTCTGTCGAACCTCAAACCCCGGCGGCGAGGACTTACAGGACCTCGAACTCGATTCGGGCGAACGGGTGTACGAACGAGTCGCCGCTCTCGCGGACCTCTGGAACCGCAACGATAACGTCGGCTTGGTCGTCGGCGCGACGGCACCTGACGAGTTGGAGTCGATTCGAGAACAGGTCCCGGACCTTCCGTTCTTGGTGCCCGGAATCGGCGCGCAGGGCGGTGACGCCGAAGCCGCAGTGGAGTTCGGGCTGGCTGACGGCGTTGGTCTGGTGAACTCCTCGCGCGGTATCATCTTCGCCGGAGAGGACAACGGAGAGGAGTTCGCGCGCGGCGCTGGCGACGCGGCGCGTCGGCTGAAAAAGCGACTCAACCAGTACCGCGACAGTCAGTAG
- a CDS encoding C2H2-type zinc finger protein codes for MSQAVDDYECPACEAMFTDEDALRDHLYTVGLVY; via the coding sequence ATGAGTCAAGCAGTAGATGACTACGAGTGTCCGGCCTGCGAGGCGATGTTCACAGACGAAGATGCTCTCCGAGACCACCTCTACACGGTCGGTCTCGTCTACTGA
- a CDS encoding J domain-containing protein, protein MDRDTLVMGLAAVFAGIAMLLIVLGFVYQLFLLVAAVPFIVTTYLMWDHASGRFQARIRQEQTRRRARSGPNAASRGPNDFEGFGPGRRSATNTDSRRTGRRSRRTTPDQSPDRPSAREAYRTLGLDPSATTEEVKDAYRRMVKEVHPDTESGSKEEFKRVNRAYERLSD, encoded by the coding sequence GTGGACCGGGACACTCTAGTGATGGGCCTCGCGGCGGTGTTCGCCGGCATCGCTATGCTCCTCATTGTCCTCGGTTTCGTCTATCAGTTGTTCCTCCTCGTTGCCGCCGTCCCGTTCATCGTGACTACGTACCTCATGTGGGACCACGCCAGCGGGAGGTTCCAAGCGCGGATTCGACAGGAGCAAACGCGGAGACGGGCACGATCCGGCCCGAACGCCGCCTCACGTGGTCCGAACGACTTCGAGGGATTCGGCCCCGGCCGTCGGTCAGCGACGAACACCGACAGTCGTAGAACCGGACGACGCTCTCGACGCACGACTCCCGACCAATCGCCGGACAGACCGTCGGCGAGAGAGGCGTATCGAACCCTCGGACTCGACCCCTCGGCGACGACCGAGGAGGTCAAAGACGCCTACCGGCGCATGGTCAAAGAAGTCCATCCCGACACTGAATCGGGGAGCAAAGAGGAGTTCAAGCGAGTGAATCGCGCGTACGAGCGACTCTCAGACTGA
- a CDS encoding GTPBP1 family GTP-binding protein has translation MSADRAVLHEALERGEEEGGNIEFKERLSRSVHLADGRLESLAAQLRHRVLSGDGTATYVVGVTDDGGIAGISPDAFSESMDVLSILADEAGAHIEDVETWGVGEASSNGLVGVATVKEGTALDADDDHIVVGTAGHVDHGKSTLVGSLVTGQADNGEGGTRGFLDVQPHEVERGLSADLSYAVYGFDDDGPIHLHNPHRKSDRARVVQESDRLVSFVDTVGHEPWLRTTIRGLVGQRLDYGLLVVAADDGPTRTTREHLGILLAMELPTVVALTKTDAVSDERVLEVEREVERLLRDVERTPLPVERHGVEAAVEEISSAVVPVVQTSAVTMDGLDELDSFFQRLPKTTSEAREDFRMYIDRTYSVTGVGAVASGTVNSGSVEAGDELLVGPMADGSFRQVEVRSIEMHYHRVDRAKSGRIVGIALKGVKESEIERGMVLLPADADPTPVRSFEADVMVLNHPTRIRDGYEPVVHLETVSEAVVFHPDGGQLLPGDTGHATVEFKFRPYLVEKGQRFVFREGSSKGVGTVTEIHEG, from the coding sequence ATGAGCGCTGATCGGGCCGTCTTGCACGAGGCCCTTGAGCGCGGCGAAGAGGAAGGCGGAAATATCGAGTTCAAAGAACGACTCTCCCGCTCGGTCCACCTCGCAGACGGCCGATTGGAGAGTCTCGCCGCTCAACTCCGACACCGAGTGCTATCCGGCGACGGGACAGCGACGTACGTCGTCGGCGTCACAGACGATGGTGGTATCGCGGGTATCTCTCCCGACGCATTCTCCGAGTCGATGGACGTGCTTTCCATCCTCGCTGACGAAGCCGGAGCGCACATCGAAGACGTAGAGACATGGGGCGTCGGAGAGGCCTCATCTAACGGTCTCGTCGGCGTCGCCACGGTGAAAGAGGGAACCGCCCTCGATGCGGACGACGATCACATCGTCGTCGGCACGGCGGGTCACGTAGACCACGGTAAATCGACGCTTGTCGGTTCACTCGTCACGGGACAGGCCGACAACGGAGAGGGCGGAACGCGCGGCTTCCTCGATGTCCAACCGCACGAAGTCGAACGCGGTCTCTCCGCGGACCTCTCGTACGCCGTCTACGGCTTCGACGACGACGGTCCCATCCACCTGCACAATCCACACCGAAAGTCCGACCGTGCCCGCGTCGTCCAAGAGTCGGACCGACTCGTTTCGTTCGTCGATACCGTCGGCCACGAACCGTGGCTTCGCACCACGATTCGCGGACTCGTCGGCCAACGCCTCGACTACGGCCTTCTCGTCGTCGCGGCGGACGACGGCCCCACGAGGACGACGCGCGAACACCTCGGCATCCTGTTGGCGATGGAACTGCCGACTGTCGTCGCCCTAACGAAGACGGACGCCGTGAGCGACGAGCGCGTTCTGGAGGTCGAACGTGAAGTCGAACGCCTCCTGCGCGATGTCGAGCGAACGCCGCTTCCCGTCGAACGCCACGGCGTCGAAGCGGCCGTCGAGGAGATCAGTTCCGCTGTGGTTCCCGTCGTTCAGACGAGCGCGGTGACGATGGACGGTCTCGACGAGTTGGACTCGTTCTTCCAGCGACTGCCGAAGACCACCTCGGAAGCCCGTGAGGACTTCCGGATGTACATCGACCGGACGTACTCGGTGACCGGCGTCGGCGCAGTTGCCTCCGGAACCGTCAACTCCGGAAGCGTCGAGGCAGGCGACGAACTACTCGTCGGTCCCATGGCGGACGGGTCGTTCCGCCAAGTGGAGGTGCGCTCTATCGAGATGCACTACCACCGCGTGGATCGAGCGAAATCGGGTCGTATCGTCGGCATCGCCCTGAAAGGTGTGAAGGAATCGGAGATCGAACGCGGAATGGTGTTGTTGCCTGCTGACGCCGATCCGACGCCAGTTCGGTCGTTCGAGGCGGACGTGATGGTGTTGAACCATCCGACGCGCATCCGTGACGGTTACGAACCGGTCGTCCACCTCGAAACCGTGAGCGAAGCCGTCGTCTTCCATCCCGACGGCGGGCAACTGCTTCCCGGCGACACCGGCCACGCGACGGTGGAGTTCAAGTTCCGTCCGTATCTCGTCGAGAAGGGACAACGGTTCGTCTTCCGCGAGGGAAGTTCGAAAGGCGTCGGGACCGTCACCGAGATTCACGAGGGCTGA
- a CDS encoding GIY-YIG nuclease family protein: MELCGYAFGRVCDIEPDRTERGVIDIHVPQSEYAKRDEKAVHDYGWGPFCSFGVPDDGTHCSGVYVIAVADEVVYVGETKDLYDQFTNGYGRISPANCFEGGQGTNCRLNTGIFHAVRAGDRVSIHLHATDDFEGTEAENRALRRIIKDDLITAIDPEWNKNTSDETNETADHPTAVSEPKADRPENAPDPTADCLEETPESTADRPGETPEPAADTFEFRETTRPDDAPTGEFSELYDYLTEHERDSVERTFAELEVVLDAPLPTEARRWQRWWTNDPLSHPHSKAWLRAGYKVADVSLPDGQVRFERLRDSSRASDTAETPQVGRVSPGRRE; the protein is encoded by the coding sequence ATGGAACTGTGTGGGTACGCGTTCGGCCGGGTGTGTGACATCGAACCCGACCGGACAGAGAGGGGCGTAATCGATATCCACGTCCCGCAGTCGGAGTACGCAAAGCGCGACGAGAAGGCCGTTCACGACTACGGATGGGGACCGTTCTGTTCGTTCGGCGTCCCCGACGACGGGACGCACTGTTCCGGCGTCTACGTCATTGCCGTTGCGGACGAAGTCGTCTACGTCGGTGAGACGAAAGACCTCTACGACCAGTTTACGAACGGGTACGGTCGCATTTCGCCTGCGAACTGCTTCGAAGGCGGGCAGGGGACGAACTGTCGGCTGAACACCGGCATTTTCCACGCCGTCCGTGCCGGTGATCGGGTTTCTATTCACCTGCACGCGACGGACGACTTCGAGGGAACAGAAGCGGAAAACCGCGCGCTTCGCCGAATCATCAAAGACGACCTCATCACGGCGATTGACCCCGAGTGGAACAAAAACACCTCCGACGAGACGAACGAGACAGCGGATCATCCGACGGCGGTGTCAGAGCCGAAAGCAGACCGTCCAGAGAATGCGCCGGACCCGACGGCCGATTGTCTGGAGGAAACTCCCGAATCGACGGCGGACAGACCGGGCGAGACTCCAGAACCGGCGGCAGACACGTTCGAGTTCCGAGAAACGACCCGACCGGACGACGCGCCGACTGGCGAGTTCTCGGAACTGTACGACTACCTCACGGAGCACGAACGCGATAGCGTCGAACGGACGTTTGCGGAACTGGAAGTCGTCCTCGATGCACCGCTTCCGACCGAGGCCCGGCGGTGGCAACGCTGGTGGACGAACGACCCGCTGTCACACCCGCACTCGAAGGCGTGGCTTCGGGCGGGATACAAGGTAGCCGACGTGTCGCTTCCGGACGGCCAAGTCAGGTTCGAACGGCTTCGAGACAGCTCGCGTGCGTCGGATACAGCGGAAACACCGCAGGTCGGACGCGTCTCACCAGGGCGGCGGGAGTAA
- a CDS encoding HAD family hydrolase: protein METLLQVAVSLESMTEPPVEAVLFDLDDTLVRYRRSPGSLLGEAFEACGTDHLFPVEAYYDRFEEFADRTSSMAELRRECFAAICESRGYDPETGRQVADAFAEARDHRNVEFLPGAEHVLRTFAGRYRLGVVTNGPQDAQAQKIDASGVGEYVETVVYAGHETATKPAPDAFALALDRLDVAPENAVHVGNSVESDVAGANAAGVGSVWVSDSSADIEPIPDDAPGPDDRIESVSALLPPPW from the coding sequence ATGGAAACACTCCTGCAGGTGGCCGTTTCACTCGAATCTATGACCGAACCACCTGTCGAAGCCGTCCTGTTCGACTTGGACGACACCCTCGTTCGCTACCGTCGATCACCGGGGTCGCTCCTCGGCGAGGCGTTCGAGGCGTGCGGGACGGACCACCTCTTCCCGGTCGAAGCGTACTACGACCGGTTCGAGGAGTTTGCTGATAGAACGTCGTCGATGGCGGAACTCCGCCGTGAGTGTTTCGCCGCCATCTGCGAGTCACGCGGGTACGACCCTGAGACGGGACGGCAAGTTGCCGACGCGTTCGCCGAGGCACGCGACCACCGGAACGTCGAGTTCCTTCCCGGTGCCGAGCACGTCCTCCGAACGTTTGCCGGACGCTACCGTCTCGGCGTCGTCACCAACGGCCCGCAAGACGCGCAGGCGCAGAAAATCGATGCGAGCGGTGTGGGCGAGTACGTTGAGACTGTCGTGTACGCGGGACACGAGACGGCAACCAAGCCCGCTCCCGACGCGTTCGCCCTCGCTCTCGACAGACTCGACGTCGCTCCGGAGAATGCCGTCCACGTCGGTAACTCCGTCGAGTCGGACGTGGCCGGGGCGAACGCGGCAGGAGTTGGTTCGGTGTGGGTGTCCGACTCCTCGGCGGACATCGAACCGATACCCGATGACGCTCCGGGTCCCGACGACCGAATCGAATCGGTCTCGGCGTTACTCCCGCCGCCCTGGTGA
- a CDS encoding M48 family metallopeptidase, whose product MVSLAALLLIVLLAGTELLFTGLDVLNLKHGARAIRESESWVRESLDVDDPDRMLAYQRQKTTLSRIQSWLGVVLVLAVVVSGLFGDVVGMLTETGRSTVLQGVGLLIGAVVLSRLFGAPFDLYETFVVEERFGFNNQTLGLWLRDFVIGLVISVAFSAVIGGVVLTAVERLPTLWPVAGWAIVVGFSLLMMVVYPRFIAPLFNDFDPIESGALRDAVDDVFDRAGFECEQVYEMDASRRSSHSNAYFVGFGETKRVVLFDTLVEQMDHDSVQAVLAHELAHWKRGHIWKQLGASAVQMGVVFGFLWWVTTSQWVYEAFALPTVTYAALAIGLLYAGPMLSLLSPLTNRLSLAHEREADDFAAQTMGESESMTRALTTLAGENLSNPFPHPWYAAFHYSHPPIPERIRRLRDGTDGSSRDESTDSASSV is encoded by the coding sequence ATGGTATCGCTCGCGGCACTCTTACTTATTGTCCTCCTCGCGGGGACGGAACTCCTCTTCACCGGACTGGACGTGTTGAACCTCAAACACGGGGCTCGCGCGATCCGCGAGTCGGAGTCGTGGGTTCGAGAGAGCCTCGACGTGGACGACCCAGACCGCATGCTGGCCTACCAGCGGCAGAAGACGACGCTATCCCGCATACAGTCGTGGCTGGGTGTCGTCCTCGTCCTCGCCGTCGTCGTTTCGGGTCTATTCGGTGACGTTGTCGGGATGCTCACCGAAACCGGCCGCTCGACGGTCCTACAGGGAGTTGGTCTCCTCATTGGAGCCGTAGTCCTCTCACGGCTGTTTGGCGCTCCGTTCGACCTCTACGAGACGTTCGTCGTCGAAGAGCGGTTCGGTTTCAACAACCAGACGCTCGGTCTCTGGCTCCGCGACTTCGTCATCGGACTCGTCATCTCAGTCGCTTTCTCGGCCGTTATCGGCGGCGTGGTCCTCACTGCTGTCGAACGGCTTCCGACACTGTGGCCCGTCGCCGGATGGGCTATCGTCGTCGGTTTCTCGCTCCTGATGATGGTCGTCTACCCGCGGTTCATCGCGCCGCTTTTCAACGACTTCGACCCGATCGAATCGGGAGCGCTCCGCGACGCCGTTGACGACGTGTTCGACCGCGCCGGATTCGAATGCGAACAAGTGTACGAAATGGACGCGAGTCGGCGCTCTTCGCACTCGAACGCGTACTTCGTCGGCTTCGGCGAGACGAAGCGCGTCGTCCTGTTCGACACGCTAGTCGAGCAGATGGACCACGACTCCGTGCAGGCCGTGCTAGCGCACGAACTCGCCCACTGGAAGCGCGGGCACATCTGGAAGCAGCTCGGTGCGTCGGCGGTCCAGATGGGTGTCGTCTTCGGCTTCCTCTGGTGGGTCACGACCTCCCAGTGGGTGTACGAAGCGTTCGCGCTCCCAACCGTGACGTACGCCGCACTCGCCATCGGCCTTCTCTACGCCGGACCGATGCTGTCGCTTCTTTCACCACTCACGAATCGCCTCTCGCTCGCACACGAACGCGAAGCGGACGACTTCGCCGCACAGACGATGGGCGAATCCGAGTCGATGACGCGCGCGTTGACGACGCTGGCCGGCGAAAATCTGAGTAATCCGTTCCCGCATCCGTGGTACGCCGCGTTCCACTATTCGCACCCGCCGATTCCGGAGCGAATACGCCGGCTTAGAGATGGGACTGACGGAAGCAGCCGCGACGAATCGACGGACTCGGCGAGTAGCGTCTGA
- the mch gene encoding methenyltetrahydromethanopterin cyclohydrolase, producing MDSINRMAIELVDEAIDFADELRVDVYELDTGATVLDFGVNAEGGIEAGLLLSEIETAGLATIQSQMGDVAGAPRPYIEVQTDHPALALLCSQKAGWELAFESGFEGLGSGPARALVAEEDEFHQVEYFDEFDLTVLGVESIELPDDEVAEHVAETAGVEPSGVFLPTYATGSTVGSVTAAARAAELAVFRLFELGYDPRKILSAFGAAPVAPVSYDEGVAMGRTNDALAYGGEVHLTVTEDFDDFDEVPSTAGEEYGTPFEQIFEEADWDFYDIPATVFAPAKVTIDVVNGPTYVHGETDEEILAESFGIQP from the coding sequence ATGGACTCTATCAATCGCATGGCCATCGAACTCGTAGACGAGGCCATCGACTTCGCCGACGAACTTCGGGTAGACGTATACGAACTGGATACAGGGGCGACAGTCCTCGATTTCGGCGTCAATGCTGAGGGCGGCATCGAAGCCGGACTCCTCCTCTCGGAGATAGAGACGGCGGGTCTCGCCACGATTCAATCGCAGATGGGAGATGTTGCCGGTGCGCCTCGCCCCTACATCGAAGTTCAGACCGACCATCCCGCGCTTGCGCTCCTCTGTTCGCAGAAAGCCGGCTGGGAACTCGCCTTCGAGTCCGGATTCGAAGGACTCGGGTCGGGTCCCGCCCGCGCTCTCGTCGCCGAGGAGGACGAGTTCCACCAAGTGGAGTACTTCGACGAGTTCGACCTGACCGTCCTCGGCGTCGAAAGCATCGAACTGCCGGACGACGAAGTGGCAGAACACGTCGCCGAGACGGCGGGCGTCGAACCCAGCGGTGTCTTCCTGCCGACGTACGCCACTGGTTCGACAGTCGGAAGCGTGACGGCGGCCGCACGAGCGGCCGAACTTGCGGTCTTCCGCCTCTTCGAACTCGGCTACGACCCACGAAAGATTCTCTCTGCGTTCGGCGCTGCCCCTGTTGCTCCCGTCAGTTACGACGAAGGCGTGGCGATGGGTCGGACGAACGACGCGCTCGCGTACGGCGGCGAGGTCCATCTCACCGTCACCGAGGACTTTGACGATTTCGACGAGGTACCCTCGACGGCCGGTGAGGAGTACGGGACGCCGTTCGAGCAGATCTTCGAGGAGGCCGACTGGGACTTCTACGACATCCCGGCGACGGTGTTCGCGCCCGCGAAAGTCACCATTGACGTGGTAAATGGCCCGACGTACGTCCACGGCGAAACGGACGAAGAAATCCTCGCGGAGTCGTTCGGCATCCAACCGTGA
- a CDS encoding MTH1187 family thiamine-binding protein has product MTVIAMLSVAPVIEDSMSGEVAKAVAALDDFDVAYETNPMGTVIEADDIDTLLDAVGAAHKAVEGDRVSTFLKVDDKRTTDQRAQDKVDAVEEHLGHEAKRIREE; this is encoded by the coding sequence ATGACCGTCATCGCAATGCTGAGCGTCGCCCCCGTTATCGAAGACAGCATGTCCGGCGAAGTCGCCAAGGCCGTCGCCGCCTTGGACGACTTCGACGTGGCTTACGAGACGAATCCGATGGGGACGGTGATCGAAGCGGACGACATCGACACCCTGTTAGACGCCGTCGGCGCAGCGCACAAAGCCGTCGAAGGCGACCGGGTGAGTACATTCCTCAAGGTTGACGATAAGCGCACCACCGACCAACGCGCGCAGGACAAAGTGGACGCAGTGGAAGAACACCTCGGACACGAGGCCAAGCGAATACGCGAGGAGTGA